One segment of Sylvia atricapilla isolate bSylAtr1 chromosome 8, bSylAtr1.pri, whole genome shotgun sequence DNA contains the following:
- the CCDC172 gene encoding coiled-coil domain-containing protein 172 has translation MNLNALFQQIQFTEKQAREKRNFIQQAKCDINRSYERINQIKEELSAAKINLEAKVQHLSLKQFNVEILKKREDSLEKQKAELINQRTSLLQTMADAKRKITEEEDNFTREVTEFNNEYGLTSNRDLLIKKKVKNEIHYLENKAALLKNEIESMEHKNVQLNALQLQKNELKQDLFTLQSELKDLEKAISEAERMTKDLEAEKVQVTEKPQTDPECLRLKKELEKCKDDSWESVCETLQAEIEILQMNLSQKKSSGK, from the exons ATGAACCTGAACGCTCTGTTCCAGCAGATACAGTTCACAGAGAAGCAGGCAAGGGAGAAGAGGAACTTCATCCAACAAG CTAAATGTGACATAAACAGAAGTTATGAAAGGATTAACCAAATAAAAGAAGAGCTGAGTGCTGCAAAAATTAACTTAGAAGCCAAG GTTCAGCATCTCTCTCTAAAGCAGTTCAATGTAGAAATTCTGAAGAAACGTGAAGACAGCttagagaaacaaaaagctgaacTTATTAATCAAAGAACTAGTCTTCTTCAAACCATG gcagatgcaaagagaaaaattactgaagagGAAGATAATTTTACCAGAGAAGTAACAGAGTTTAACAATGAATATGGACTAACAAGCAATAGAGATCTtcttattaaaaagaaagtcaagaatgaaatacattatttagaGAAtaaggcagctctgctgaaaaatg aaattgAGTCAATGGAACATAAAAATGTTCAGTTAAATGCACTCCAGCTGCAGAAGAATGAATTAAAGCAGGATTTATTTACTCTCCAAAGTGAGCTCAAAG ACCTTGAGAAAGCAATCAGCGAGGCTGAAAGAATGACGAAAGatttagaagcagaaaaagttCAAGTCACTGAAAAACCTCAGACTGATCCTGAATGTTTAAG ACTTaagaaagaactggaaaaatgcaaagatgATAGTTGGGAAAGTGTCTGTGAGACTCTTCAAGCAGAAATTGAAATTCTGCAAATG aattTATCACAAAAGAAGTCCTCAGGGAAGTGA